The DNA sequence GGGACCGCGCCCGGAACACCGGGGTGATCTCGTGCACCGTGTGCCTGGAGGAGTTCCAGACCCCCATCACCTGTATCCTTACCGGGACCCCCCCGTGCCCCCACCGGGACCCCCCGGGCCCCCCCCCGCGACCCCCCCGAATCCCCGTTGGAGCCTTAACGGCGCCCCCAGACCTGTCGGAGCCCGTGGACGTTTACAGCGACTGGATCGACGCCTGCGAGGCGGCCAACCAGTGACACCGGGAGGGGACACCGGGAGGGGACACCGGGAGGGGACACCGCCCCGTCCCCGAGCCCCGGCGGGGTCACGGCACCCCCGGGCCCCGGTGCCACCCCCCGGGCCGGTGTGGGGGTGACAttcccctcccccagcccccgagacttgtccctgtccccgcgGGGACACCGGGCCGGGGGTGACGCCGGTTTGGGGACAGCAGCGCTGCAATAAACGGCCGAGATGGTGGCACTGGTGTCCCTTGTccccccccggtgtccccccccggtgtccccccccggtgtcccctcaCGCTCTCAGCGCTGTCACCTCTGCGTGTGGCTTTTATTGTGCCTCGGTGGCTTCACACGTGGCGGGGGCCGAACCCCCCGGGACCGATACCGGGACCGATACCGGGACTGAACCCCCCGGGACAGATACCGGAACCGAACCCCCCGGGGCTGATACCGGGACCGAAACCGGGACCAAAACCGGGACAGATACCGGAACTGATACCGGGACCCAATAGCAGGACCGAACCCCCCGGGGCCGAGCCGGGACTGAACACCCCGGGCCGTTCCCGGGGCCATCCCCAGCCCGGTCCTGCCCCGGGTTCCCCGCGGCTCCGGTCGGTCCCAGATCCACTCCCGTGATCCTTCCCCTCCTCGGGGCCAATTCCCGGTGCTgccctccccccccacccccccccccccacagcAGCGATCCCGGGGCCGGTTCCCCGGTTCTGGTCTTGGTTCCCCGGTTCCCCCCCGGTTCCGGTTCCCCCGGCGGGATGCGGTGCGGCTGGTGCCAGCCCCGGTGCCGGTTCCCCGGTTCCCCCCGGTTCCTCCagtgccggtgccggtgccggtgccggttCCCCCGGAGCGGCTCGGCGGGGCGCGGTGCTGCCGGTGTCAGCCCCGGTGCCGGTTCCCCGGTTCCTCCCGGTTCCGGTTCCCCCGGCAGGGTGCGGTACGGCCGGTCCCGGTGCCGGTCCCCCCGGCGGGGCGCGCTGCTGCCGGTGCCAGCCCCAGTCCCGGTTCCCCGTTTCACCTCAGTGTCAGCCCCGGTCCCGGTTCCCCCCGCTATCAGCCCCGgagccggtgccggtgccaGTTCCCCGGTTCCCCCCGCTATCAGCCCCGGTCGGTTCCGGTCCCCGTTCACCCCGGTTCCGCCCTCGCTATCCAGCCCCGGTTCCCCGGTTCGTCCACCGCCGGTTCCCTCCCCCCCGCTATCAGCCCCGGAGCCGGTGTCGGTGCCAGTTCCCCGGTTCCCCCCGCTATCAGCCCCGGTGCCGGTCCGGTGCCAGGTCCCAGTTCCCCGGTCCTCCCGATATCGCCCGGTGCCGGGTCCCGGTTGCCGGTCCAGTCCCGGTTTCCCTCCGCTATCAGCCCCAGGTCCCCAGTTCCCCGGTTCCCCCCGCTATCAGCCCCGGTGCCGGTTCCCCGGTTCCCCCCGCTATCAGCCCCGGTGCCGGTCCccccggcgcggcgcggcgcggtGCTGCCGGTGTCAGCGGTGTCGCGGTGcaagcggcggcggcggcggcggcggcggctaCTGGGAGTTGTAGAGGCCGCCGTGGCCGCCGTGGCCGTCGCAGCCGTCGAGGCCGAGCAGCTCGGGGCCGCCGCAGTACTTGGGGTCGTAGACCTGGCGCGGCAGCCCGTACACCGTCATGCCCGTCTGCGACGCGCCCTTGTTGGTGCCCATCTGCAGCCCGATGGTCAGCGTGTCGCAGTGCTCCATGCCCAGCGCCGGCTCGAAGATCTGCCGCTTGGTGCCCGGCGCCGTCATCCCCGCCTGGGCACCGGGCACCGCTCAGCGGGGGGGGGGCACCGGCGTGGGGAGAACCCGCTCAGGGCGGGGGGACGGGAACCGGGGGTGGGGGCACGGGACCGGGAACCGCTCAGGCGGGGGGGAACGGGAACggcgggggggtgggggggaccGGGCACGCGGGGGGGAGCCGGGAACCGGGGTGGGGGCACCGGGCACTGTCGGGGGGAACGGGGAACCGGGGGGTGTGGGGGCACCGGGAACCGCTCAGGGGGTggggaacgggaacgggaaccGGGCGGGGGTGGGGGAGACCGGGGGGGTGGGGAACCACCGCTCGGGGGGGGGCACCGGACACCGTTCAGGGGGGAACGGGAAccgggggggggtgggggagggggcaCCGGGACCGCTCAGGGCGGGGGGAACAGGAACGGGGGGGGTGGGGGCACCGGGCACCGCTCAGGGGGAGAACGGGAACCGGGAAccgggggggggggcggggtTGAGCGGGGTTTCTCCGTAGTGCCCGCGGGGTGGCTGTCCCCTCATTGTCCCTCTCCGCCCCCTTATTGTCCCTTCATTGTCCCCTCATGGTCCCCTCATTTTCCCCAAATTGTCCCCTCATTCTCCTCGCTCCACCCCCCCATTGgcccctctctgtcccttttcagtcccctcactgtcccctctccctgtcccctctccctgtcccctctccgtgtcccctctctgtcccctctgtcccttcaTGCCCCCCTCAGAGCCCCATTGAAGTCCCCCGGTGCCCCTcccatgtccccgtgtcccccccgcGGTGTCAGTGTCCCCCCCATGGTGTCAGTGTCCCCATGTACCCATGGTGgccgtgtccgtgtgtccccCCCTGTGGTGgccgtgtccctgtgtccccccacGGTGTcagtgtccccgtgtccccgcggtgtccccaCCTGGCTGGCGCCCTTGTTGGTGCCCATCTGGAGGCTGATGGTGGCCTGGTCCAGGGGTTGGTCCGTGCCCAGTTTGGGGTCGTACAGGTGCCGCCGTGTCCCGTACGCCGTCATGCCCTGCTGGCTGGCGAACTTGTTGGTGCCCATCTGTGGGGACAGCGCCAGCCGGGCGTCACCCGCCGTGCCCGGCGTCCCCCCGGCgtccccccggtgtccccccggtgtccccggtGTCACCTGGAGCCCGATGATGTTCCTGCCCTCGCGCAGCTTCTCGGGCTGGAAGTGCCGCTGCTGCTTCTCGGCGTActtcacccccagccccaccttgTTCCCCTTCGTCTTGGCCTGACGGAGACCGGGGGGTCGGGGGGGTCACGGGGCCCCCAGACCCCAAATGCCCTCACCGGACCCCAAATGCCCGCCCCAGACCCCAAATTCCCTCTCCAGACCCCAAATGCCTGCCCGGGACCCCCGAATCCCCTCCCCAGACCCCAAATTCCCTCTCCAGACCCCAAATGCCTGCCCGGGACCCCAAATTCCCTCCCCAGACCCCAAATTCCCTCCCCAGACCCCAAATGCCTGCCTGGGACCCCAGATACCCTCCCTGGATCCCAAATTCCCTCTCCAGACCCCCAAtccctctcccccccccccccagacgTCCTctccaaaccccaaattcccttccccacaccccaaatcccccctcTGGATCCCAAATTCCCTCCCCAGTCCCTAAACACCTGTCTCAGACCCCAAATCCTTTCTTtggaccccaaatcccctcctccccccccagaccccaaatcccccctcTGGATCCCCCTCCAGCGTTTGCCCGGTGCTCTCCAGGGGGGGCCACAAGGACCCTCGggaccccccaggacccccccgGGACCACCCCGGGCCccctggggctcacctggctgGCCAGGGCGATCAGCGTGGACTGCACCTGGGTGTGGTTGGTGCCCTCCAAGGGGCCACAAGGACCCTCGGGacccccccgggacccccccaGGCCCCGCCCAGGCCCCCCCCGGGCTCACCTGGCTGGCCAGGGCGATCAGCGTGGACTGCACCTGGGTGTGGTTGGTGTTCTCGAAGAGGTCGTTGGCCTCGAAGATGTCGTGGGGCTTCACCCCGTAGCGCGTGATGGCCCTCAGGAAGTTCCCGATGTTCTCCAGCTGCTCACGGGGGGATTGGGGGTCAGAAACCTCCCCAGACCCCCGGGTTTGGGGTCAGAAACCCCCCAGGCCCACCCCAAATTCTGGGGACCCGCCCCAAACCCCGGCTGTCCAGTCAGAccccccccagacccccaggTTTGGGGTCAGAACTCCCCCAGATCCTCCCCAAATTCTGGGGAACCTGCCCCAAACCCCGGGTTTTGGGGTCAGACCCCCTCCCAGACCTGCCCCAGATTTCGGGGCGCCTGCCCCCAGCCCGTTTTTGGGGTCTCCCCTCACCTTGTGCCAGTTCTGGACGGGTTCGTTCACCTTCGGCACCGAGCCCGGCTGCAGCTTGTTAATGAGCCTGGGGGGTCACCCGGGGgtcacacaggtgacacagcacAGGTGGGGGCACCCCGGGTGGGGGCACCCCAGAGGACCCCAAAATCCAGCCAGGACTGAGGTCACCCCAGGTGAGGTCACACAGGTGAGGTCACACAGGTGAGGTGACCCCAGGGTGACCCCAAAATCCAACCAGGACTGGGATggggggggggacagggggacaaggctgtgctcagcaggggTCAAAGGTCAGGGGTCAGCCCAGGTGGGGTCAGCCCAGGTGAGGGATGGGTTAAAATTCCCGGAGGATCCTCCCAGGCTGGGGCGGGGGACACAGCGAGGGGAACAAagggggggtcccgggggtcccAGGTTGTTCCGGGGGATCCTGGGAGTTCCTGGGGGGtcccagcaggtcccagagTGTCCCAGGGGGTTCCAGGGTTGTCCCAGTCGTCCCAGAGGGTCACAGGATGTCCCCGAGGGTCCCAGGGGGTCCGGGGGCTTTCGGGGCTGTcccggggggtcccgggggtgTCCCAGAGGGTCCCGGGCAGTCCCGGGGGACATCAGGGTGTCCCAGAGGGTtctgggggtcccggggggggtcccagggggtcccgggggtatcagggggtcccgggggtcccTCGGGCCGTACTCGCAGAG is a window from the Serinus canaria isolate serCan28SL12 unplaced genomic scaffold, serCan2020 HiC_scaffold_163, whole genome shotgun sequence genome containing:
- the CNN1 gene encoding calponin-1 — encoded protein: MSNAHFNRGPAYGLSAEVKNKLAQKYDPQHERELRAWIEGTTGRRIGDNFMDGLKDGVILCELINKLQPGSVPKVNEPVQNWHKLENIGNFLRAITRYGVKPHDIFEANDLFENTNHTQVQSTLIALASQAKTKGNKVGLGVKYAEKQQRHFQPEKLREGRNIIGLQMGTNKFASQQGMTAYGTRRHLYDPKLGTDQPLDQATISLQMGTNKGASQAGMTAPGTKRQIFEPALGMEHCDTLTIGLQMGTNKGASQTGMTVYGLPRQVYDPKYCGGPELLGLDGCDGHGGHGGLYNSQ
- the ELOF1 gene encoding transcription elongation factor 1 homolog, whose product is MGRRKSKRKPPPKKKMTGTLETQFTCPFCNHEKSCDVKMDRARNTGVISCTVCLEEFQTPITYLSEPVDVYSDWIDACEAANQ